One Leptodactylus fuscus isolate aLepFus1 chromosome 11, aLepFus1.hap2, whole genome shotgun sequence genomic window, ACTCACTGCAGGCTTGGAGATTGAGCTGTATTTTAAGCAGGGCATAGACCTCTCCTACACTGCTCTTAGGGTTTCCTGTGATTAGAATGAGATAGCAATAAAGCACTGTTAAATGAACATTTACAGAATGATTTGGAATATGTTCGAATTTATAGAAATTCTTAAAACAGTCAGCAGTGTCCACTTCAATCTCTGCATGATAATAACGGATTATTATGTGCAGTAACCTATTTATGAAAAGGAAACAGTGTGCTTCTTTCAGACTCCATCAATTGCTTTAGTAAAGATTTGAAAAGCTTGGCCTACTTTATATGCAGATCACCATCCCAGTTGCATAAGGATTTACAATagacaaaaacaaaactgtttttgttttaaataatgGGTGTTTGTTTAATTCCCACAATTATGCCTGCATAGGAAATGTTTACTGACTATTTAGGATGCAGATATTGCACTTTGATCATCTTAATGGTGCGATCGTTTGCCTAAAATATACACGAACTGCAATTAATGTTATAGCATCTCGAGATGGCAATCTGGAGCATTCCCACGTACGAGAGAGAGAGCAGCCTAGCAAACCTAAGAAATGGCAAATGTTGAAGAAGTTGTATATTGCAAAAAGTCAGCCGAGCAGAAATACACCAATAGCATTGCATATCATTGAACTCTCGTTTAATTAGGAAAATAGTCTTAAAACAATTAATTAGCATTATCAGTAGAGCTGGAAAAAGTAAGcaagtagaatatatatatatatatatatatatatatatatatatatatatatatatatatatatatatatatatagcctttcAAGGAAGCATTTCTAATGTCTAGAACTCTATACTTGAAATTTACATCTGAAGGGATAGATGTACAATCTAAACAAGCCCCTTTCAATGACTTCAATGTCCAAAAAATGATGGGcatttttcttatatatatattttttttttaccaatgtcATGTAAAATACAAAAGAGATTGCTCTTAATCTTTAtgggatatacaatatatatagatatttttttttcctgaaatacTGCACATTAAAATATATTCATGGTATAAAAGCTAAAAGCAACATTTAGGTTATTTAAAGTGCAAAGGCACTTTAACTCAAAAAAAGTGACGCCCAGTGGCTGCAGTCGGTAATTGATTCGTAACAGTAACGTGTTATTTACATAAGAAAAAGAAGTTCAGTTCACTGAGAGCTTCGGAGATCTTCTAGTTACCGTTTAGAACGTTAGAGGAAAGCTTCGCTCTCATGTTAAACAGAACAGAccccaaaaaaaagaaacaaaaaaagaaaaatagtcaTAAAAAACCTCAAACATTCATTTAAAGGAATCTGTATCTAGAAGTATCATGTAGAAATAatttaaagaaaaggaaaaaaaaaggatacATTGTCCCCAATGCCAATGgttatacaatgtatctgtacctGTGTAGCTTAAAAAAGGCATACCGTGTATGCACAATTGCTTCTGACATTCCATATAAACAACAAGCGTGAAGCAatgtttttttgtgggtttttttttttaagaaatgttGCCTACAGCTGACTTATTGCAGTTTGCTTTTCCAAAACCTCAAGGTAATCTGGCTCTGATTGCATTTTTCCTTGAAGGAGAAGATGTTCCTGTTTAGATTGTTCTGCAAAGTATTTTCTGGGGGTGCCATATAAAACAGTTTTATTTATCCTGTCCTGGTTCTGGCGCCTCGATTCGTACGCAGGCATGAGCTGCCTCTTAGGCAAGGTGCAAAAGTTATAATGAACCACCCCACCACTGGGCAATTCCTTTACCCTCTCTGTAATATTCTGGTACAAAAGTTCTGGCTCTGCTGTAGCAGAGGACTTTTCCAGCAGTTCAGTTGTGCTTATTGTGTAGGCAGATGGGTCCTCCTTCTTGTGGTCCAGTTTGCTGTAACTAAACTCTTGAAGGTTTCTATAGTAGGCAACAGGGTCTCCTTCTTTTTGCATGTAGATTGGGTTCTGGCACATTTGCCCAACAGGTGGTGGGATGTAATTATACACATGGGCCTCGGTTTTATCATTGGAGTTGGTATTGTACGACCCATATTGCAGTTGGAAAGAGTTGATATCTAGATTGTTTGCACTGCTGCTTGGAACACTCTGTACCCCTTTTCGTCTTTTCAACACAAAGACAAAAAGGCCTGCCCCAAAGCACACCGAAAGAATGAAAACCACTAGTAATCCCAAAATGAGCACTGACAGAGGAACCTCAGTGTGCAGTTCTGGGTAAGGACTCGGTGATATTCCCGAAGGATGTGGTGTATAGGTTTTGTGATTATAAGATAACACAGTTGCATCAGCCAAATGTGGATTTTCTGGGCAGATTGCCTCTTTCGACACAATCCTTAGATGCTCTCCAACATGTTTTTGTGGTGACTCACATGTTACTTCCTGAACAACCACAGTGGAGCTCGattgctcaatccagttttttagaCCTAAAATATCACACGTGCAATCCCAAGGGTTTTCCTGGAGATCTATCTGTATGAAGGCGGTGAGCTGATCAAGTACTCCTTTTACAGGCAGATATGAGAAATGGTTGTTCCTTAAATTTAGTCTTGTAAGGGCAGTGCCACCAAAAACATTATCAGGCAATGATCTCAGCAAATTGTTGTTCAGGAACAAGAGCTGTAGGTTGCTGAGAGCATCAAACGTACGtggaaaaatgtcctttattACATTGTACTCTAGATAAAGATATTGCAAGCTGTACAAGCCTTCAAACATGGAGGGGTAGAGTATTTCAAGGTAGTTGCCATTAAGATAAAGTCTACGTAAGCTTGTAAGGTTGGAAAAGGCACCTTCTTGTATGACTGCGATTCGATTATTTCCTAAATGTAACAAGTCCAGCGAATAAAATTCTAGAAGATCAGTCTTATAaacaatttgtagataattacctGTCAGGTACATCTTCCTTGGATTGCTGGGCTTAGGTTGAAGGTCAGAAATGTTGCTAATTTTTCTCTCTTGACAATTGACAGTCAAGCCACTGTCAGAGGTCTGAGATGTGCAAACACAACTTTCTGGGCAGCTTAGAGGAACTGGCGATTTGGTCTGATATACCATGATAGGCCCAAAAATTTGCCTATCTTTGGATACTGTGACTCTAGGAGTGGGTCGGTTCCTGGTTTTGGGAGGCCGGCTAGCCTTTGGAGCTCTGGTTGGGCTCACTGCAGGGTTAAAGGTTGGAGGCAACCGTTGTATGCGAGTATCTGGAAAAGCTGGATGCGCAGGTCTCTGGTTTGTATCACTTGAACTTTTCCTGGGACACAGATCTTGCCTAGTGAGCTGCGTGACATCTTTGCCATGTAGTCTAAAAGGAGTCTCACAAACAATCTCGCCCACAAACACAGTGATGGTATCTAGCCATGCTTTAAGAGGAATCAAATCGCAGGTACAATTCCAAGGGTTCTCTTCAAGCTGAATCTCCATGATCCCTCCAATGTGCTCAAGGACACCAGCAAAGGGTAGCATTTTCAGCCTATTTCCTCTTAGATCCAAATGGGTTAAAAGTACAAAGCGAAAGACGTTGTTGGGGAGAGATAACAGGAGATTGTCATTAAGAATCAAGACTTTTAATTTATTCAGTTTGCTGAAAGCACCAGCTTCAATGACACTGATGAAATTGTAATCTGCTTGCAGATATTCGAGACTCTCGAGGCCCTGGAAAGTTTCCTCTCGTAACATTTCTAATTTGTTATTATTCAGATGTAATCTTTTCAGAGTCTTAAGCCCATTGAAAGCGCCAGTCCTGATTTCTTGAAGCTCATTGTTGCCCAAATGTAAAGTCACTGCATTCGAGTAATTGACAAACTCATTGGGGTATAGCCTGCTCAGTAAGTTGCCATTAAGGAAAAGCTGATAAATTCTGGACTGGGGAGGCAGCAGCAAGCTGACGCTGGTGAACCCTTTATTTTCACAATTAATATTTAGCACATTCTCCTTTTCCTCACACAGACAGCGAATCTTGCATATATCTTTGGCAGTTTTACGACTCTCTGTCTTTAAGATTGCAGTCACTGACATAACACTCAGCAACAAAATGCTGTTCAGCATCTTTATATCCCACAGATCCAAGATCTGGTCCCTATTGTAAAACCTTTAAAGGAAaacgagaaataaaaaaaaaaagatatggatCACACACTAAAGGCAAGGAACAAATGTCAAAGTGCAGAAAGACTACAAAATGCCTGGATCTAATGAATCGGAAGCCCCCACTTTCTCCGCTCCCAGCCTAATCCCAGTCATTCCCAGTATATTCTCGGAGAACGTGGAGAAATATTAACTGTGTACTCACACATCAGGAAAGCATGAGGCTTTTCTTCCTTGCAAGTCCTATGCAGGTTTGCATATCAAAGCATGCAGTTCCAGCTCAGCTCATTTGTCCCTATCCATGATCTCGGGGGAAATGTGGGTAGAAGTTATCTGAGTGGGAGTCTGCCGTGACTGGGAGTAGTTGCCTCCGTGGCCGCCTTCCCTTCTCTGCTTCCTATGAGTGGGTTTCTGTAGAGGCTTCTGCTCTGCAGGCTCCCTCGGACCGGGAGAGGGTGACGTCACGCTCTGGAAATTTGTTGCTGGGGGAGCACTGCAAACACGTTGTGCCTGTCTATTGTGTTCGCTTGTAAAGCTCAAATGTGATCCGTCCCTTTCAGTATAGGAAAGGGAGTGTGAAACTCATTGTGATCCTTGGATGCTGTCTGTCTGAGAAGGACAGTATCCTCTCTACACCCCCCTCCCTTCTTCTTAAATACTCCTGATCATCAGTTTAGGCTGCACTATATAGAGGACAATGCTGTAAGTTTATCTTTCTCCATATCTGCTCGTCCACAGATGCATATACAATATTACCATCTAAGTGTGTCACCTGCTCTGGCATGTCTGGTATGTACATCTGTGCAGCATATGCATCCTAGATCTTTGTAATGAGGACTGATATGCATGTCTGTATTCATTACTGTGCATGTTTGACCTGCTGAAACTAATGGACATAGATGCTGATTGCATTTAACCGCTTGCTGAATGCTGACGCCAAATGTTTGCCGTGACATATTGAATTGTTTGGATGGACACAATATAAAATGCATTGATGCTTTCCTGGAATTTGGAGATGTGTCTCTTTATCGGCGGTGATAGATGAGTTAAAATATCCCTGCACTCTCAGACCCATGTGTTTGGATCCGGGTACCCAAGTGACCTTTGGCAACTAGTAATGAGAAGGGGCAGAGAGGAAGACAAGAATTGATGGACAGCTTTTCATCCTCAAACATGATTTCATCCTCTAATGGGACCACTGGGAGGAATTGTGAGTTAGGTCCCATAGTCTAGATGTAATTATGTGTAGCCCGTATAACATCATCATCTGTGTGTTGGACTGTAGAGTATTTGGATCATTATTAGAGCAATTACTCTCTATGGTGTCAGTGGTGCTTCTATTAACCGATTTGTGGCTAGAAGCTCATTAACTCCAGTTAGTGAAGACTCATAAAACCTTCCCTTGTTGGAAGCCTATTGTGTCTTAACACCCAGTAACCCTTTGCGTCCTTTGCTGCAGACATCCCAGTTAACCCATTATACCCCCATGGCATTTTGCTTGCAGGCGATTCACTGACCTTGCAGGAATGTAGAAGTTAGCTCTGCCTGAATATCCATGACAATGTTATGACTTATAAGATTGACTACATAGCGAGAGAAAGGGTTACCCAAGGTTAACTTtgcaatataaaaaaagaaatatatattgaCTTACTTTACAGTAAGGGCAGGCCTATGTCACggcacaaaaaaagaaaagaggaGGGAAACTCCGAGCATCAAGTATAAGTGGATATTGCAAAGGTTGTCCTAGTGGCTATGAAAGGAACCATTATTTCTAAGGAGAGGCGAAGAATGCAGGTTTTCTTGATGTTGGCGCCAATGCACAAACCCTTGCTGCATTAATGTAGCCTTGCCTGGCTTTAACTCTCTCAACTGCTTTCACACAAAGTAGTGATCAGTGAACTGATTGTTTCCTGGCCGGATGGACTGTGGGTggtggagagaaatacaggatgaCATTTGCAGGGGTGTTTGGCATCAGAGATAAAGACTGCAAAAATTTACTCTCTCTATCTCTGGATGACATTCATTTATCATCTGCAGAAGGACAAACACGTCCGCTTGTGCGATACATTCGGATTCATGCAAATAtcacttacattttttttatggatATATTAGGCTGTAAAATTCAAATGAGATCCCACTGAAAAGTGTTTTTAGATGTAGCAGATTTGCACAACTCGCCTTTCTTCTCGGCTTCTAACTGAGGCACATTCTGTGCCAGGCTTTCAGTAACAGATAGGACAGGAGGGGGAGTTGCAAATGTTATCCCTACCAGAATTAGACCTGATTCGGCCACCCACCTGCTATTTCTATTTGGGTTTGCAAGCCGATAGGATGGATTCATTTGAACAATTTGTCTAAAACACTTGTTAGTCGATTTGCCCTTTGGCTATATACCTGGGCTGGTTGAAGTTTTATTTTTGTAGAGCTGTAGCAGGATTGAGGCATATTTGTGTGCTACAGACCACAGCCCACTCATAGATAATGCCAGTCCCTGTCAGAGAATGTTGCTATTGAATCACAGGAAGCTGCTCTTAGGCACCGAGCTTCAGCTGCTTGTAAGGAGGCGAATCTTACAGTGTCTCTATTTCCTTTAACGGAGGTCTTGTCTGTTCTCGCTGAAGACAACTACCCTTTTTACAGACATTGATGCTGCCTTCGACTTGCCTGGTCCTTTAAGTCTGATCTAGCAATGGATACTCAATATTCTAATCAATATGACAAGTTATGCATTTGATGTTCTATTTAAAGGCTACCTATCACCAGGGAAATGCAGCGCAATCTGCAGGCATCGCGGTATagagctgagcagattaatatatagCTTCATGGGAAAAGATTCCGTGTAACTTGTTATTGATTTATTGAAATCGACGCTTTTTATTTGCTATAAGGTCAAGGAGGAGGTTCTGCCAACCTCTCTCCTACAGCTGcgaatacagagatagctgtcaatcatccATAGGACCGCCTTCTTGACTTCATAGCAAAGAGAGAACAGAGATTTCATTGAATAAAATATTTTCCCACGTGTCTATACATCAGTCTGGTCATCGTCTCCTGCTCCAAGGCGTATCGTACTGCCTGCATTTTCTTGGTGTCACATTGAAGAAGCTGTCTAAGCTACAGGCAGAAAGGTATAGAAAAGGAGCAGATAAGGTTCACACCTAGGTTAacacctgcattggggtttccattttttgggtccaatTAGAAGAGCGGTTACTTGTGTAAACTagcagacccccatagactataatggggtccactggaatTCTggccgaaaaatgcagagagaaaagtcctacttgtaGGACTTTTCACTCCACATAATTCAAGCAGAATGGTTAATCTGCAAATGATCATCAAATGAAGGTGTGTACCCAGCCCTAATGACCAAAATCTCTGCTCATCCCAGCCTtatgagtccagtgggtggtactGGTCAGTGTTTGGCAGCTATCTATATATTTATgcctgtccagtgaggtttctgatcactgcccactggactcttaagcctCGAGTAAGAAACGACTTTGATCACTTCAAATTATAAATTATACTGATTCTTTGCACTAAAAGGGGTGCTCTAAATGTATAACCATGTGACAGTTTTAAAtgacatagaaataaatgggcttATACTTATTTCCTTGTCATTGCACTCAAGTCCGCCTTGTCTACACTTCCTGATCTCCTGTTGGCGTGGCAGAAAGTGGCTGGAAACGCTGATCATCCAATCACTGCTGTGATTCTCAGCCATTCCTGCCATATCAGGACAATAGCAAGGACTGAAGGGCAACAGGAACCCAGGCACCTTTGGACGGAGGCAATGAAAGGTTGAGGAGGCGAGTTCTTTTAAAACCATATATCAATCTACTTAGCTCCCAATACTCTACAATATAATACATTAGACTGTCaatgtgacaagttccctttaagaactGAAGACCATCAACATACAGGAAAATGTTCAGCAGTCCTGTATCACTGCAAACTAAAATGTATGTTcccatgtattttatttttttaaatggcgTTGTCAGATTAAATCGATACATTCCTTTTAAGACAGTATAATTCtaatactcagggtctgaaaaatCTGACAATCACTACTCGCCTGGATATGTTCAACTATGCTTTCTGTATAAGGGCACCCACGCGTTTTGGCTTGTACTGTACAGGTCAATGTCAATACATTGTTTACAGAATGCCTGCATTTAATAATGTAAGCGCTGTTCACACTTGCCTTGAAAGCCTCTGTCAGAGCTTTTGTCACCCTTTCCAGTATTTTTGACAGCAAGAATGGAACAGTCTTTAACACTATTGCCTTCTAAAATAGTAAAACGCTAATACCGAGGCTTCAATCAAAGCTTTGGGGCTATAACAACAAATCTATAAATAAGCTTGCTACTGGCCAGATGACATTTTTTAGTATTGGTGTAAACTCATGGAGCGGTTAAGCCCCCTCCAGCACCAGGGACTCACGCGACTTATGTCTGCACtacagatgagtgaacagtaaaatgtccgaggttcgatattcgtttcgagtagcccctcaatattcgactacttgaatcgaatatcaaaccctattatagtctatgggggaaaatgctcatttcaggggtaggcaacattcgatcaaattatacttaccacgtccacgagtgagggttgggctggatcctccgagaagtcttctccgtgcagcttccccgcggcatcttccggctctgaattcactctgccaggcatcgggcctgggaagagccgactgagcatgtctgcactacaagcggacatgcgcagtcggctctgcccaggcccgatgcctggcagagtgaattcagcgtcggaagacgccgcggggaagctgcacggagaagacctctaaaggtaggagaagaaccagcattgattggccgactgtatagcattcaaccaatcaataccggttctgcatcaaacttttacattcgaacagcaagtggtactcgatcgagtacgagtatttcaaataccgtagtattcgatcgaatacctactcgatcgagtactacttgctcatctctagtctgcaccCGTTTTCGGTACACCCCTGCTCTAATGGGCCAAATTAAAGTCAATGACTTCTATTAGTGCCCATTTGAAAACATATTCGTCAGCGTTGCTTACAAAAGTCAAACTGCTAATGTGAACAGGCACGCTAAATTGTTTTGCTTTGACGGTTGCAGGAACAGAAGCAGCGATTCTTTAGGCTTCACGCcatgattggaaattggaaattcatggtagcaaaaaaaaaattgcaatactagaaaaatatttaaaaaaataagttgATGGTAGAATGATAGGCAGATTACTGGGATGGTGGACATGGCCTCTATTGATCTTTTGCTCTTTACATGTGAGCGTGTAAGTACATATAATTAACCTGCTAATCCCCAGACAACTTGGCCCACTGCATATTTGCCGACAGACTTTCGCTGAGTTGCCAACATTCATCTATCGACAGGTCCTATATAAATAGATCAATGTGAAACTCATAATGTACCTATACTGAGAAATCACTTCTAATGATGACACTGCAGGTTTTCTTGTATACACATAACTTTACAATGGTTTTGGgaacattgcatttttttaccAAGCCATACTATATATCCCAAATGGGAATTAGCTAATAAAATTGCATAGGCAAGGACAATGGAGAATGGTCAGTAATGAAATATTCTAAGAATTGCTGCTGCATAGAGCGGATTTCCATAATACCTACACGTATATCCAGACGATGATGTGCATAATTTATAGGATGTGGACTTTTCCATCCTCAATTACCTTTTCTATCCTACTTTTATTCCCTTTGATTCTATTTTATCTGTTCCTACTCCAAAAAGATTGTTCTTAATCCTCATGTAACTTTTCTATAGTCCGTCTTTGCCCTTTATTTGATGTTGTAGGTGTAGTCCTATCTGTGGTGACATGTTATAGAGAAGGAGAAGCTGAATAGATGGTTTATTAAACCTATACTAAAGGTAGGTCACTGATACAGATCGGTGGTGTCTGCCACCGACCTCTTCCATTGATCAGCTGATATTCAGAGAACGGATCAGGAAACAGACAGCTCCATTTTATGTGTAATGGCAGAACTGAGACACTGTAGTTTAGCATGCTTCAGATAaatgagagctgatctgcagtacctgatctggccaccacacagaacagtgctgtctgcttcctgcttcattcttTGAGAATCACCCACTGAGCATAGCCGATCGGTGATTGGTACTGGCAACGTCGTTTAATGTATTGGGTGtccctgtgcaaactttttgaaattgGGCATCCTAATAACTCCCTCCATAACTTAATTTCCCATGTTCCCCTCAACCACCAAAGTTGAATTTAGTATACCATTCAACTGCTATCTGTGTGCTAAGTACACAGGTGGAGGTGAAATCCCTGCCTGCCCCCCTGGAGGAGCGGGATGTCACCCGACATGTAGGACTGTCCCACTTAATCCAGGGCAGCTGAGAGCGCCACTgcaaccatagggcccagtgcagCTGCACCATTGCACCTATGGTCAAAGTGGCCCTGGGTACTGGgtactgatattgatgacctatacttaggaaAGGTCATTGATATTTTAGtccagaaaattcctttaatataAAATCCTGCTTTTTCTATAAACTGGGGTGCTGTAGTTGATTCTATTTAGTAATAACTATCTCTATATGATCAATCATACAGGAACGCCACAGAATACAACCATCCACTGGACGCCAAAACACACAACGTTCTAACAGATTTTGCTGTAAAATACAATTCCTGCAGATTGGACATTATCAGGGGTGGTAGAAAATCTAAAATGGCCcaggaaaattttttaaaaatgtctcCATGTTCTAGATGGCTGAAGAAGGGGTCAATATAACTAGGTATGTAAGGTGGTTTGGGTAAAATGCCATCAAACATGAATTACATAGGTAACTTTTGTAAGATTATGAAATATTGTAACCGACACAATGTATTTCTGTATTGAGAAATTGAAGCCTTGCACTTTGATCATTACTCTTGTTCGAAGAGAAGACAACATTCAAAGCTATGGCTGCATGTCTGCATACTGCCAAGTAGAAAATAGAGTGTGATCTTGTGATTGTGACTTCACTACATGTGGTTTGACATGTAGGTAGAGTTGagtgattgtgttcggaaaaaatcggattctgatcggcgatcgagaaaaattcacgatcgcgatcggaatcccgaactcaatctttttaggtgggatcgagattagtactatttcccacaatgctttgcttatccttcacactgagtatatagtgtatattcagtgtgaaggctctgctgcggttccataggaatgaatggaagcagccgacacacagccttaaccccctgcacgccggctgcctccattcattctaatgggagactaaactaacatctctagtagctacttacctccagtgatggctgctccggtgtttttcACCTAGCTGgccctccacgctgctcttctcgcctcgctgccgccgcctcccgggttagtgtttaaagagctaggaaggcggggcttgtggcttaggagagtgtgggcgggtacagggcggggagacgtgacgtctcccctcccagtacccgtccacactgtcctaacccgcccacactctcctaacctgggaagtAGGGGGCAGTGAAGCGAGAAGagtagcgtggagcggcagcgaggcgaggaagaagaaggagaacaccgggcactggagcagccatctctggaggtaagtggacaccaggggggactaagtagacagaggattaaaaaaaaatcttctggctacttagtgattcactacacagcgtggattctaacaattaaagcgttcaattcttagattccatgctgtatagtgaataggattgcttttaaaatatgatctccgattaataaaaaaaatcccattgacttgcattgggatcggaattgggatcg contains:
- the SLITRK2 gene encoding SLIT and NTRK-like protein 2, which codes for MLNSILLLSVMSVTAILKTESRKTAKDICKIRCLCEEKENVLNINCENKGFTSVSLLLPPQSRIYQLFLNGNLLSRLYPNEFVNYSNAVTLHLGNNELQEIRTGAFNGLKTLKRLHLNNNKLEMLREETFQGLESLEYLQADYNFISVIEAGAFSKLNKLKVLILNDNLLLSLPNNVFRFVLLTHLDLRGNRLKMLPFAGVLEHIGGIMEIQLEENPWNCTCDLIPLKAWLDTITVFVGEIVCETPFRLHGKDVTQLTRQDLCPRKSSSDTNQRPAHPAFPDTRIQRLPPTFNPAVSPTRAPKASRPPKTRNRPTPRVTVSKDRQIFGPIMVYQTKSPVPLSCPESCVCTSQTSDSGLTVNCQERKISNISDLQPKPSNPRKMYLTGNYLQIVYKTDLLEFYSLDLLHLGNNRIAVIQEGAFSNLTSLRRLYLNGNYLEILYPSMFEGLYSLQYLYLEYNVIKDIFPRTFDALSNLQLLFLNNNLLRSLPDNVFGGTALTRLNLRNNHFSYLPVKGVLDQLTAFIQIDLQENPWDCTCDILGLKNWIEQSSSTVVVQEVTCESPQKHVGEHLRIVSKEAICPENPHLADATVLSYNHKTYTPHPSGISPSPYPELHTEVPLSVLILGLLVVFILSVCFGAGLFVFVLKRRKGVQSVPSSSANNLDINSFQLQYGSYNTNSNDKTEAHVYNYIPPPVGQMCQNPIYMQKEGDPVAYYRNLQEFSYSKLDHKKEDPSAYTISTTELLEKSSATAEPELLYQNITERVKELPSGGVVHYNFCTLPKRQLMPAYESRRQNQDRINKTVLYGTPRKYFAEQSKQEHLLLQGKMQSEPDYLEVLEKQTAISQL